A genomic window from Methylorubrum extorquens includes:
- a CDS encoding PQQ-dependent sugar dehydrogenase → MRTSAKVGLAALAVFLLGGAAFLRFVVYPESASLDVAASSGSSPALPAPNPTLMPTVNIARVARWAEGAKPKAAEGLSVAAFATGLDHPRWPLVLPNGDVLVAESQAPKSGDHSTGVTDWVADKVKSLAGAGGASPDRIVLLRDRDGDGVAEERHVFLKGLTSPFGMALVGSDLYVANADALVRVPYAEGQNEITARPEKVVDLPAGINHHWTKNVVASPDGQKLFMTVGSNSNVGENGLDIEKGRAAIWEYTIATKAMREFATGLRNPNGLAFEPVTRDLWTAVNERDEIGSDLVPDYVTRVKEGAFYGWPWSYWGQHVDERVQPPQPEKVKQAIAPDYAVGTHTASLGIAFAKGASLPDAWKSGLFVAQHGSWNRRPKSGYKVIYVPFKDGQPAGAPVDVLTGFLNADEKAQGRPVGVAIDKAGALLVTDDVGNAVWRVTGATASN, encoded by the coding sequence ATGCGTACCTCCGCCAAGGTCGGCCTTGCCGCACTCGCCGTCTTCCTGCTTGGAGGGGCGGCGTTCCTGCGTTTCGTCGTCTACCCGGAATCCGCCTCGCTCGACGTGGCGGCGAGCAGCGGATCGAGCCCGGCCCTGCCGGCCCCGAACCCGACGCTGATGCCGACCGTCAACATCGCCCGCGTTGCACGCTGGGCGGAGGGCGCTAAGCCGAAAGCGGCGGAGGGCCTGAGCGTCGCTGCCTTCGCGACGGGTCTCGACCATCCGCGCTGGCCCCTGGTGCTGCCCAATGGCGACGTGCTCGTCGCCGAGAGCCAGGCACCGAAATCCGGCGACCACTCGACCGGCGTCACCGATTGGGTGGCCGACAAGGTGAAGAGTCTCGCCGGCGCCGGCGGCGCGAGCCCGGACCGCATCGTGCTGCTGCGCGACCGGGACGGGGACGGTGTGGCCGAAGAGCGCCACGTCTTCCTCAAGGGGCTCACATCGCCCTTCGGCATGGCGCTTGTCGGGTCCGACCTTTACGTCGCCAATGCCGACGCGCTGGTTCGTGTGCCCTACGCTGAGGGCCAGAACGAGATCACGGCGAGGCCCGAAAAGGTTGTCGATCTGCCCGCCGGCATCAACCACCACTGGACCAAGAACGTCGTCGCGAGCCCCGACGGACAAAAGCTCTTCATGACCGTCGGCTCGAACAGCAATGTCGGCGAGAACGGCCTCGATATCGAGAAGGGCCGCGCCGCGATCTGGGAATACACCATCGCCACCAAGGCGATGCGCGAATTCGCCACCGGCCTGCGCAACCCCAACGGCCTCGCCTTCGAACCGGTGACGCGCGACCTGTGGACCGCGGTGAACGAGCGCGACGAGATCGGCAGCGACCTCGTGCCGGACTACGTCACCCGCGTGAAGGAGGGTGCCTTTTATGGCTGGCCGTGGAGCTACTGGGGTCAGCACGTGGACGAACGGGTGCAGCCGCCGCAGCCTGAGAAGGTGAAGCAGGCGATTGCCCCCGATTACGCCGTCGGCACCCACACCGCCTCGCTGGGGATTGCTTTCGCGAAGGGAGCGAGCCTTCCGGATGCCTGGAAGAGCGGTCTCTTCGTCGCTCAGCACGGATCCTGGAACCGCCGGCCGAAGAGCGGCTACAAGGTGATCTACGTGCCTTTCAAGGATGGCCAGCCAGCCGGCGCCCCGGTCGATGTGCTGACCGGCTTCCTCAACGCCGACGAGAAGGCCCAGGGGCGGCCCGTCGGCGTTGCGATCGACAAGGCCGGTGCGCTTCTCGTGACGGACGACGTCGGCAATGCGGTGTGGCGGGTGACGGGCGCGACGGCCTCGAATTGA
- a CDS encoding L,D-transpeptidase: protein MRLPLLTILASFSLAAASSAARADLLIAVDKDAQRMSVVVDGTPLYDWPVSSGVAGHDTPNGSHRPFRMEKTHFSREWDNAPMPHAIFFTQVGHAIHGTTQTRRLGHAASHGCVRLSQRNAATLFTLVKQQKMANTRVVIEGSVGDAPPVAETQRPDRTRSAGPGYDEGVVAVRSRGQTWEDEAYRAPVRRRYPNAFDDGYGSGVGYGDLY from the coding sequence ATGCGCCTGCCTCTCCTCACGATTCTCGCGAGCTTCTCCCTCGCCGCTGCGTCCTCGGCGGCACGGGCGGATCTCCTCATCGCGGTCGATAAGGATGCGCAGCGGATGAGCGTGGTCGTCGATGGAACACCGCTCTACGATTGGCCGGTCTCGAGCGGAGTCGCGGGGCACGATACGCCGAACGGCAGCCACCGCCCGTTCCGTATGGAGAAGACGCATTTCTCCCGCGAGTGGGACAACGCGCCGATGCCGCACGCGATCTTCTTCACGCAAGTCGGCCACGCGATCCACGGCACCACGCAGACCCGCCGCCTCGGTCACGCCGCCTCGCACGGCTGCGTCCGCCTCTCCCAGCGCAACGCCGCGACGCTCTTCACCCTGGTGAAACAGCAGAAGATGGCCAACACCCGCGTCGTCATTGAGGGCAGCGTCGGCGATGCCCCCCCGGTTGCCGAGACCCAGCGCCCAGATCGGACGCGTTCGGCCGGCCCGGGCTATGACGAAGGCGTGGTCGCTGTGCGCTCCCGGGGACAAACCTGGGAGGATGAGGCCTATAGGGCGCCTGTGCGCCGCCGCTACCCGAATGCGTTCGACGATGGATATGGCTCGGGCGTCGGGTATGGCGATCTGTATTGA
- a CDS encoding 1,3-beta-glucanase has translation MTITRTVWVGLVVTGVGLGGVPALAQTSGGTGLPSGFTAPGLPFGPTSSVATVASPSPTMALANPGGLSFGGASRVSGLGASTPSSGNAGGLSFGGAAATAVGGSGLRSAGGGALGRRPLDDVVANSGSGGGGGAPASAGIAGGAGFSRRPTDAYFDPLSGSGLR, from the coding sequence ATGACCATCACGCGCACGGTTTGGGTTGGCCTTGTGGTCACGGGCGTCGGCCTTGGCGGTGTACCCGCTCTGGCCCAGACATCCGGCGGCACCGGATTGCCTTCTGGCTTCACCGCGCCCGGCCTTCCCTTCGGCCCGACTTCGTCGGTTGCGACGGTGGCGTCGCCAAGTCCGACCATGGCCCTTGCCAATCCCGGCGGCCTGAGTTTCGGCGGCGCCTCCCGCGTATCCGGCCTCGGCGCGTCCACACCGTCCAGTGGCAATGCCGGGGGTTTGAGCTTCGGTGGCGCGGCCGCGACGGCCGTCGGCGGCTCCGGACTGCGTTCGGCGGGCGGCGGGGCCCTGGGGCGCCGCCCCCTCGACGACGTGGTCGCCAATTCCGGATCGGGCGGGGGAGGGGGTGCGCCGGCAAGTGCCGGCATCGCCGGTGGTGCAGGCTTTTCCCGCAGACCGACCGATGCTTATTTCGACCCGCTCTCCGGCTCCGGCCTGCGCTGA
- the lpdA gene encoding dihydrolipoyl dehydrogenase, with the protein MSETYDVLIIGAGPGGYVTAIRSAQLGFKTAVIDREHLGGICLNWGCIPTKALLRSAEIYHYMQHASDYGLSAKEVSFDAAAIVKRSRGVSGRLNGGVGMLLKKNKVDVIWGEASIDSAAKGNEPGKVTVKETKRAEPPKGAKGAGTYSAKHIVVATGARPRVLPGIEPDKKQIWTYYEAMVPEKMPKSLLVMGSGAIGIEFASFYRTMGADVTVIELLPQILPVEDAEIAGLARKRFEKQGIKILTGAKVTKVEKGADSVTATVEDDKGKTQQLTAEKLISAVGVVGNIENLGLEKLGVKIERGVVVNDGLGRTNVPGIYAIGDVAGPPMLAHKAEHEGVICVETIKGLHTHPMDKAKIPGCTYCHPQIASVGVTEGKAKELGLSIKVGRFPFAGNGKAIALGEPDGLIKTIFDAKTGQLLGAHMIGAEVTELIQGYVVAMTLESTEEELMHTVFPHPTLSEMMHESVLDAYGRVIHT; encoded by the coding sequence ATGTCCGAAACCTACGACGTCCTCATCATCGGCGCGGGGCCTGGCGGCTACGTCACCGCGATCCGCTCGGCACAGCTCGGTTTCAAGACCGCCGTGATCGACCGCGAGCATCTCGGCGGCATCTGCCTGAACTGGGGCTGCATCCCGACCAAGGCCCTGCTGCGCTCGGCCGAGATCTACCACTACATGCAGCACGCCTCCGATTATGGGCTCTCCGCCAAGGAGGTTAGCTTCGACGCGGCAGCCATCGTCAAGCGCTCGCGCGGGGTGTCGGGCCGGCTCAACGGCGGCGTCGGCATGCTGCTCAAGAAGAACAAGGTCGATGTGATCTGGGGCGAGGCCTCGATCGACTCCGCCGCCAAGGGCAACGAACCCGGCAAGGTCACGGTCAAGGAAACCAAGCGCGCCGAGCCGCCGAAGGGCGCCAAGGGTGCGGGCACCTACTCGGCCAAGCACATCGTCGTCGCGACCGGCGCCCGCCCGCGCGTGCTGCCCGGCATCGAGCCCGACAAGAAGCAGATCTGGACCTATTACGAGGCTATGGTCCCCGAGAAGATGCCCAAGAGCCTGTTGGTGATGGGTTCGGGCGCGATCGGCATTGAGTTCGCCTCGTTCTACCGCACGATGGGCGCCGACGTGACGGTCATCGAGTTGCTGCCGCAGATTCTGCCGGTCGAGGATGCGGAGATCGCCGGTCTCGCCCGCAAGCGATTCGAGAAGCAGGGCATCAAGATCCTGACCGGCGCCAAGGTGACGAAGGTCGAGAAGGGCGCCGACTCCGTCACCGCCACGGTCGAGGACGACAAGGGCAAGACGCAGCAGCTTACCGCTGAGAAGCTGATCTCGGCCGTCGGCGTCGTCGGCAACATCGAGAATCTGGGTCTCGAGAAGCTCGGGGTGAAGATCGAGCGCGGCGTCGTCGTCAATGATGGGCTCGGCCGGACCAATGTTCCCGGCATCTACGCCATCGGCGACGTGGCCGGCCCGCCGATGCTCGCCCACAAAGCCGAGCACGAGGGTGTCATCTGCGTCGAGACCATCAAGGGTCTGCACACCCACCCGATGGACAAGGCCAAGATCCCCGGCTGCACCTACTGCCACCCGCAGATCGCCAGCGTCGGCGTTACCGAGGGGAAGGCCAAGGAGCTCGGCCTCTCGATCAAGGTCGGCCGCTTCCCCTTTGCGGGCAACGGCAAGGCGATCGCGCTGGGCGAGCCGGACGGTCTCATCAAGACGATCTTCGATGCCAAGACCGGCCAGTTGCTCGGCGCGCACATGATCGGCGCCGAAGTCACCGAGCTGATCCAGGGCTACGTCGTTGCGATGACCCTGGAATCGACGGAGGAAGAGCTGATGCACACGGTCTTCCCGCACCCGACGCTCTCCGAGATGATGCACGAGAGCGTGCTCGATGCGTATGGCCGCGTGATCCACACCTGA
- a CDS encoding pyruvate dehydrogenase complex dihydrolipoamide acetyltransferase yields MPINVLMPALSPTMEKGNLAKWLKKEGDAIKSGDVIAEIETDKATMEVEAVDEGVLAKILVAEGTADVPVNELIALIAEEGEDPGSVRAPKGGAEAKTAPVEPKGTPDQNAAPDGAHASYARVDQAPEGAKPNGAAQPAGSGDRVFASPLARRIAKQEGVDLSAVKGSGPHGRVIQRDVQAAIEGGTAKAGAAAKPEAKSAPAPEKPAPKAASGGTPAGLSLDQVRGFYEKGSFEEVPLDGMRKTIAKRLTEAMQVAPHFYLTVDCELDALMKLRETLNGSAGKDKDGKPLFKLSVNDFVIKAMGLALTRVPAANAVWAEDRILRFKHAEVGVAVAIDGGLFTPVIRKADQKTLSTISNEMKDFAGRARAKKLKPEEYQGGVTSVSNLGMFGIKHFTAVINPPQSSILAVGAGEKRVVVKDGQPTVAQVMTATLSCDHRVLDGALGAELIAAFKGLIENPMGMLV; encoded by the coding sequence ATGCCGATCAACGTCCTGATGCCCGCGCTCTCCCCGACCATGGAGAAGGGCAACCTCGCCAAGTGGCTCAAGAAGGAGGGCGACGCCATCAAGTCCGGCGACGTCATCGCCGAGATCGAGACCGACAAGGCGACCATGGAGGTCGAGGCGGTCGATGAGGGCGTGCTCGCCAAGATCCTCGTGGCCGAAGGCACCGCCGACGTCCCGGTCAACGAATTGATCGCGCTGATCGCCGAGGAGGGCGAGGATCCGGGCAGCGTCCGGGCTCCCAAGGGCGGCGCCGAGGCGAAGACCGCCCCCGTCGAGCCGAAGGGCACGCCCGACCAGAACGCAGCGCCCGACGGCGCCCATGCCTCCTACGCGCGGGTCGATCAGGCGCCGGAAGGGGCCAAGCCGAATGGTGCTGCGCAGCCGGCGGGCTCCGGCGACCGCGTCTTCGCCTCGCCGCTCGCGCGCCGCATCGCCAAGCAGGAGGGCGTCGATCTCTCGGCGGTGAAGGGCTCGGGTCCGCATGGCCGCGTGATCCAGCGTGACGTGCAGGCGGCGATCGAAGGCGGCACGGCGAAAGCCGGTGCGGCGGCCAAGCCCGAAGCCAAGAGCGCCCCCGCGCCCGAGAAGCCCGCGCCGAAGGCGGCTTCCGGCGGCACACCGGCTGGTCTCAGCCTCGATCAGGTCCGGGGCTTCTACGAGAAGGGCAGCTTCGAGGAAGTGCCGCTCGACGGCATGCGCAAGACCATCGCCAAGCGCCTCACCGAGGCGATGCAGGTCGCGCCGCACTTCTACCTGACGGTCGATTGCGAACTCGACGCGCTGATGAAGCTGCGCGAAACGCTCAACGGCTCGGCCGGCAAGGACAAGGACGGCAAGCCGCTGTTCAAGCTCTCGGTCAACGACTTCGTCATCAAGGCGATGGGCCTCGCGCTCACCCGCGTCCCCGCCGCCAACGCCGTCTGGGCCGAAGACCGCATCCTGCGCTTCAAGCACGCCGAGGTCGGCGTCGCCGTGGCCATCGATGGCGGCCTGTTCACGCCGGTGATCCGCAAGGCCGATCAGAAGACGCTCTCCACCATCTCCAACGAGATGAAGGATTTCGCGGGCCGGGCGCGTGCCAAGAAGCTGAAGCCGGAAGAGTATCAGGGCGGCGTGACCTCGGTGTCGAACCTCGGCATGTTCGGCATCAAGCACTTCACGGCCGTGATCAATCCGCCGCAATCGAGCATCCTCGCGGTCGGCGCCGGCGAGAAGCGCGTCGTCGTGAAGGATGGACAGCCGACCGTCGCCCAGGTGATGACGGCGACCCTCTCCTGCGATCACCGCGTCCTCGATGGTGCGCTCGGCGCCGAGCTGATCGCGGCCTTCAAGGGGCTGATCGAGAACCCGATGGGGATGCTCGTCTAA
- a CDS encoding DUF5076 domain-containing protein gives MSEAFEELEIPPDALEQGGIEIVRASIVDGAVSVALRRAFDDPAIWGRLLIDLARQAARAYAMETDTSEEEAFERIRAGWEAESLDPNNALN, from the coding sequence ATGTCGGAAGCGTTTGAAGAACTCGAGATCCCGCCCGACGCTCTGGAACAGGGCGGGATCGAGATCGTGCGTGCCTCCATCGTCGATGGTGCCGTGAGCGTGGCGCTCCGGCGGGCCTTCGACGACCCGGCGATCTGGGGCCGCCTGCTCATCGACCTCGCCCGGCAGGCTGCCCGCGCCTACGCGATGGAAACGGACACCTCGGAGGAGGAAGCCTTCGAGCGCATCCGTGCCGGGTGGGAGGCGGAAAGCCTCGATCCTAACAACGCCCTTAACTGA
- a CDS encoding pyruvate dehydrogenase complex E1 component subunit beta: MATDILMPALSPTMEEGKLAKWLKKEGDPVKAGDILAEIETDKATMEVEAIDEGVLAKILVADGTENVAVNTPIAIIAEEGEDVAAAAASGGKGKPAGDSGGTPAPTPDMQAEGMADTSAATSKTSDDAQKAPASPAVITNKAPDPVMEEFPADSPMKTTTVREALRDAMAEEMRKDDKVLVMGEEVAEYQGAYKITQGLLQEFGARRVVDTPITEHGFAGIGVGAAFMGLKPIVEFMTFNFAMQAIDHIINSAAKTLYMSGGQLGCPIVFRGPNGAAARVGAQHSHDYAAWYSNVPGLKVIAPYTASDAKGLLKAAIRDPNPVIFLENEILYGQSFPVPEIEDLVLPIGKARIHRPGKDVTIVSFSIGMTYALKAAQALAEEGIEAEVIDLRTIRPMDSATVVESVKKTGRCVCVEEGFPQSGVGAEIVARLMVDAFDYLDAPVLRVTGKDVPMPYAANLEKLALPNVAEVIEAVKSVCYK, from the coding sequence ATGGCGACCGACATCCTGATGCCCGCCCTTTCTCCGACCATGGAGGAGGGAAAGCTCGCCAAATGGCTGAAAAAGGAGGGCGATCCGGTCAAGGCCGGCGACATCCTGGCCGAGATCGAGACCGATAAGGCGACGATGGAGGTCGAGGCGATCGACGAGGGCGTCCTCGCCAAGATCCTCGTTGCGGACGGCACCGAGAACGTCGCCGTCAACACGCCGATCGCCATCATCGCCGAAGAGGGCGAGGACGTGGCGGCGGCCGCTGCCAGCGGCGGCAAGGGCAAGCCCGCCGGCGACTCCGGCGGAACGCCCGCTCCCACCCCCGACATGCAGGCCGAGGGCATGGCCGACACCTCGGCCGCGACGTCCAAGACCAGCGACGACGCGCAGAAGGCCCCGGCCTCGCCCGCCGTCATCACCAACAAGGCGCCGGACCCGGTGATGGAGGAGTTCCCGGCCGACTCGCCGATGAAGACCACGACCGTGCGCGAGGCCCTGCGCGACGCCATGGCCGAGGAGATGCGCAAGGACGACAAAGTCCTCGTGATGGGTGAGGAAGTCGCCGAGTACCAGGGCGCCTACAAGATTACGCAAGGCTTGCTTCAGGAGTTCGGCGCGCGCCGCGTGGTCGATACCCCGATCACCGAGCATGGCTTTGCCGGCATCGGCGTCGGTGCGGCCTTCATGGGCCTCAAGCCCATCGTCGAGTTCATGACCTTTAACTTCGCCATGCAGGCGATCGACCACATCATCAACTCGGCGGCCAAGACCCTCTACATGTCCGGCGGCCAGCTCGGTTGTCCGATCGTGTTCCGCGGCCCCAACGGCGCGGCCGCCCGCGTCGGTGCCCAGCACAGCCACGACTACGCCGCGTGGTACTCGAACGTGCCGGGCCTCAAGGTCATCGCGCCCTACACCGCCTCCGACGCCAAGGGCCTGCTCAAGGCCGCGATCCGCGATCCCAACCCGGTCATCTTCCTCGAGAACGAGATTCTCTACGGCCAGTCCTTCCCGGTGCCGGAGATCGAGGATCTCGTCCTGCCGATCGGCAAGGCGCGTATCCACCGCCCCGGTAAGGACGTCACCATCGTCTCCTTCTCCATCGGCATGACCTACGCGCTCAAGGCGGCCCAGGCGCTGGCCGAGGAAGGCATCGAAGCGGAGGTGATCGACCTGCGCACGATCCGCCCGATGGACAGCGCTACTGTGGTGGAATCGGTCAAGAAGACCGGCCGCTGCGTCTGCGTCGAAGAGGGCTTCCCACAATCGGGCGTCGGCGCCGAAATCGTCGCGCGCCTGATGGTCGATGCCTTCGACTATCTCGATGCACCGGTCCTGCGGGTCACCGGCAAGGACGTGCCGATGCCTTACGCGGCCAACCTCGAGAAGCTTGCTCTGCCCAACGTGGCGGAAGTCATCGAGGCGGTCAAAAGCGTCTGCTACAAGTAA
- the pdhA gene encoding pyruvate dehydrogenase (acetyl-transferring) E1 component subunit alpha, with the protein MGAGSEAGKPAAETDAPQHRPAPNIPQFTKDEDLHAYREMLSIRRFEEKAGQLYGMGLIGGFCHLYIGQEAVVVGMQMAGEDGDQNITGYRDHGHMLACGMDPKGVMAELTGRRGGYSRGKGGSMHMFSREKQFFGGHGIVGAQVSLGTGLAFADAYLKNGKVSFTYMGDGAANQGQVYESFNMAALWKLPVVYVIENNRYAMGTSVARASAQTDFSKRGLSFGIPGEQVDGMDVRTVREAAARAINHARSGEGPYILEMQTYRYRGHSMSDPAKYRTKDEVSKMRDEHDPIEMVRKRLLEAHGVPEAELKSIDAKVREIVNESADFATHDPEPDPSELWTDILLEARA; encoded by the coding sequence ATGGGTGCGGGCAGCGAGGCGGGGAAACCTGCGGCGGAAACAGACGCGCCGCAACATCGACCGGCGCCTAATATTCCGCAGTTCACGAAGGACGAAGACCTTCACGCCTACCGCGAGATGCTGAGTATTCGCCGCTTCGAGGAGAAGGCGGGCCAGCTCTACGGCATGGGCCTGATCGGCGGCTTCTGCCACCTCTATATCGGCCAGGAAGCCGTGGTCGTCGGCATGCAGATGGCCGGCGAGGACGGTGACCAGAATATCACCGGGTACCGCGACCACGGCCACATGCTCGCTTGCGGCATGGACCCCAAGGGCGTGATGGCCGAGTTGACCGGGCGCCGCGGCGGTTATTCCCGCGGCAAGGGCGGCTCGATGCATATGTTCAGCCGCGAGAAGCAGTTCTTCGGCGGCCACGGCATTGTCGGCGCGCAGGTGTCGCTCGGCACCGGCCTTGCCTTCGCCGACGCCTACCTCAAGAACGGCAAGGTCAGCTTCACCTATATGGGTGACGGCGCGGCCAACCAGGGTCAGGTCTACGAAAGCTTCAACATGGCGGCTCTGTGGAAGCTGCCGGTGGTCTACGTGATCGAGAACAACCGCTACGCCATGGGCACTTCGGTGGCCCGCGCCTCGGCGCAGACGGACTTCTCCAAGCGCGGCCTTTCCTTCGGCATCCCCGGCGAGCAAGTGGATGGCATGGACGTCCGCACCGTCCGCGAGGCGGCGGCGCGCGCCATCAACCACGCACGTTCGGGTGAGGGCCCTTACATCCTCGAGATGCAGACCTACCGCTATCGCGGCCACTCGATGTCCGACCCGGCCAAGTACCGGACCAAGGACGAGGTCTCGAAGATGCGTGACGAGCACGATCCGATCGAGATGGTACGCAAGCGCCTGCTCGAGGCGCACGGCGTGCCCGAGGCGGAGCTGAAGAGCATCGACGCCAAGGTCCGCGAGATCGTCAACGAGTCGGCGGATTTCGCGACCCACGATCCCGAGCCCGATCCGTCGGAACTCTGGACCGACATCCTTCTCGAAGCCCGCGCCTGA
- a CDS encoding FtsB family cell division protein, producing the protein MVIRRRVRAIVVPAVLWTVSALVVGYFVHQAESGSRGLEAKRVLKVEAYGLTQELNAAKAERSTWEHRVSLLRSEQIDRDLLEERARVVLGRVHANDLVIIGP; encoded by the coding sequence ATGGTCATTCGTCGCCGCGTCCGCGCCATCGTCGTTCCCGCCGTCCTCTGGACGGTCTCGGCTCTCGTCGTGGGCTACTTCGTGCATCAGGCCGAGAGCGGAAGCCGCGGCCTCGAAGCCAAGCGGGTGCTCAAGGTCGAAGCCTACGGGCTCACCCAGGAGTTGAACGCCGCCAAGGCCGAGCGGTCGACCTGGGAGCATCGTGTCTCCCTGCTGCGCAGCGAGCAGATCGACCGCGATCTTCTGGAGGAGCGCGCCCGTGTCGTGCTCGGCCGTGTCCACGCCAATGACCTCGTCATCATCGGCCCATAA
- the eno gene encoding phosphopyruvate hydratase: MTAITNIAAREILDSRGNPTVEVDVLLEDGSFGRAAVPSGASTGAHEAVELRDGDKGRYNGKGVLKAVDAVQSEILDAIGGMDAEDQVAVDEAMIALDGTPNKARLGANAILGVSLAVAKAAAETAGLPLYRYVGGVQGRVLPVPMMNIVNGGAHADNPIDFQEFMVMPVGATSLSDAVRMGAEIFHTLKSALKKAGHNTNVGDEGGFAPNLPSAEAALDFVMESINAAGFKPGSDVVLALDCAATEFFKDGAYRYEGEGQTRSIEAQVDYLAKLTEAYPILSIEDGMSEDDWEGWKLLTDRIGSRVQLVGDDLFVTNVERLARGIETCTANSILVKVNQIGSLTETLAAVDMAQRAGYTAVMSHRSGETEDSTIADLAVATNCGQIKTGSLARSDRLAKYNQLIRIEEGLGAQALYAGRSAIRQLAGR; the protein is encoded by the coding sequence ATGACCGCGATCACCAATATCGCCGCCCGCGAGATTCTCGACAGCCGTGGCAACCCCACCGTCGAGGTCGATGTCCTGCTGGAGGACGGCTCCTTCGGCCGCGCCGCGGTCCCCTCCGGCGCCTCCACCGGCGCCCATGAGGCGGTCGAGCTGCGGGACGGCGACAAGGGCCGCTACAACGGCAAGGGCGTGCTCAAGGCCGTCGATGCGGTGCAGAGCGAGATCCTCGACGCGATCGGCGGCATGGATGCCGAGGACCAGGTCGCCGTCGACGAGGCGATGATCGCCCTCGATGGCACCCCCAACAAGGCGCGGCTCGGCGCCAACGCCATCCTCGGCGTCTCGCTCGCGGTGGCCAAGGCGGCGGCCGAGACTGCCGGCCTGCCGCTCTACCGCTATGTCGGCGGCGTGCAGGGCCGGGTGCTTCCGGTGCCGATGATGAACATCGTCAACGGCGGGGCGCATGCCGACAACCCGATCGACTTCCAAGAATTCATGGTGATGCCGGTCGGCGCCACCTCGCTCTCCGACGCGGTGCGGATGGGCGCCGAGATCTTCCACACCCTCAAGAGCGCCCTGAAGAAGGCCGGCCACAACACCAATGTCGGCGACGAGGGCGGCTTCGCCCCGAACCTGCCGTCGGCGGAAGCCGCGCTCGACTTCGTTATGGAGTCGATCAACGCCGCCGGGTTCAAGCCCGGCAGCGACGTGGTTCTGGCGCTCGACTGCGCCGCCACCGAGTTCTTCAAGGACGGCGCCTACCGCTACGAGGGCGAGGGCCAGACCCGCTCGATCGAGGCCCAGGTCGACTACCTTGCCAAGCTGACCGAGGCCTACCCGATCCTCTCGATCGAGGACGGCATGTCGGAGGATGACTGGGAGGGCTGGAAGCTGCTGACCGACCGGATCGGCAGCCGGGTGCAGCTCGTCGGGGACGACCTGTTCGTCACCAATGTCGAGCGCCTCGCCCGCGGCATCGAAACGTGCACGGCCAACTCGATTCTGGTGAAGGTCAACCAGATCGGCTCGCTCACCGAGACCCTGGCCGCCGTCGATATGGCTCAGCGCGCCGGCTACACCGCGGTGATGTCGCACCGCTCCGGCGAGACCGAGGATTCGACCATCGCCGACCTCGCGGTCGCGACGAATTGCGGGCAGATCAAGACCGGCTCGCTCGCCCGCTCGGACAGACTGGCCAAGTACAACCAGCTCATCCGCATCGAGGAGGGCCTCGGCGCCCAGGCGCTCTATGCCGGCCGCAGCGCGATCCGGCAGCTTGCCGGCCGCTGA
- the queF gene encoding preQ(1) synthase — protein MDSIETHAQQLGRQTPLPASPEAAQLDRVPNPHADTDYLARFTAPEFTSLCPVTGQPDFATLVIDYVPDRWLVESKSLKLYLGAFRNHGAFHEDCTVGIGRRLVAVLEPRWLRIGGYWYPRGGIPIDVFWQTGEPLKSVWLPDQGVAPYRGRG, from the coding sequence ATGGATTCGATCGAGACCCACGCCCAGCAACTCGGACGGCAGACGCCGCTGCCGGCTTCACCCGAGGCCGCGCAGCTCGACCGCGTGCCCAACCCCCACGCCGACACCGATTATCTTGCCCGTTTCACCGCGCCGGAATTCACCTCGCTCTGCCCGGTGACGGGCCAGCCGGATTTCGCGACGCTCGTCATCGACTACGTGCCGGACCGCTGGCTCGTGGAATCCAAATCGCTGAAGCTCTACCTCGGCGCCTTCCGCAACCACGGCGCGTTCCACGAGGATTGCACCGTCGGCATCGGGCGCCGGCTCGTCGCGGTGCTCGAACCGCGCTGGCTGCGCATCGGCGGCTACTGGTATCCGCGCGGCGGGATCCCGATCGACGTGTTCTGGCAGACGGGCGAGCCGCTCAAATCCGTCTGGCTGCCGGATCAGGGGGTCGCGCCCTATCGCGGCCGGGGTTGA